One segment of Candidatus Omnitrophota bacterium DNA contains the following:
- the trpA gene encoding tryptophan synthase subunit alpha, translated as MKISEAFENAPLLIIYICAGDPTPEETPKLVRRLALAGADIIELGLPHSDPIADGPTIQSAAQRAIAAGMNTDVYFEVARAANVAIPKIFMGYYNMIYARGLDRFVQDCARSGIEGLIVPDLPPEEAGPLHEACVRAGVDLIFLAAPNTPQERLKMIEERTSGFLYLVARTGVTGARSDVLQSTGDLIARVHGSKPKAVGFGISTPEQAAEVVAAGADAAIVGSVCVDLIAKGEVERLEKLVADIKKAVKAAARAKLQ; from the coding sequence ATGAAAATCTCTGAAGCATTCGAGAACGCTCCTCTGCTCATCATCTACATCTGTGCAGGGGATCCGACGCCGGAAGAGACGCCCAAGCTGGTACGGCGGCTGGCTCTTGCCGGAGCGGACATAATCGAACTGGGATTGCCTCACTCTGACCCCATAGCCGACGGCCCCACCATCCAATCGGCTGCTCAGAGGGCGATAGCTGCTGGAATGAACACAGACGTCTATTTCGAAGTCGCTCGCGCGGCGAACGTCGCCATTCCAAAGATCTTCATGGGATACTACAACATGATCTATGCCCGCGGACTTGACAGGTTTGTCCAGGATTGTGCCAGATCTGGCATCGAGGGCCTGATTGTGCCAGACCTGCCGCCTGAGGAAGCCGGACCGCTCCATGAGGCCTGCGTTCGAGCCGGGGTGGACCTGATCTTCCTGGCGGCTCCAAACACTCCGCAGGAGCGGCTGAAGATGATTGAAGAGAGGACATCGGGATTTCTCTACCTGGTGGCAAGAACTGGCGTGACTGGTGCCAGGAGTGACGTTCTCCAGAGCACCGGGGACTTAATTGCTCGCGTTCATGGCAGCAAGCCGAAAGCTGTAGGCTTTGGCATCTCTACTCCGGAACAGGCAGCAGAGGTGGTCGCCGCCGGCGCGGACGCGGCCATCGTGGGATCGGTCTGCGTGGACCTGATAGCCAAGGGCGAGGTGGAGCGGCTGGAAAAGCTTGTGGCCGATATTAAGAAGGCGGTCAAGGCCGCGGCAAGAGCAAAGCTACAATAG